A region from the Dendropsophus ebraccatus isolate aDenEbr1 chromosome 1, aDenEbr1.pat, whole genome shotgun sequence genome encodes:
- the KHSRP gene encoding far upstream element-binding protein 2 isoform X2, translating into MSDYPGAQTGNRKDAFADAVQRARQIAAKIGGDATGGVNNTQEFNFGGQKRQLEDGDQPECKKMATQSEPIAPPLTPVHQPRATSLTEEYRVPDGMVGLIIGRGGEQINKIQQESGCKVQISPDSGGLPERVVSLTGSQEAVQKAKMMLDEIVARGRGGPPGQFHDNANGQNGSLQEIMIPAGKAGLVIGKGGETIKQLQERAGVKMILIQDGSQGSNVDKPLRIVGEPFKVQQACEMVMDLLRERDQANFGDRNEYGSRGGGGGGGGGGGGGGGGGGGIDVPVPRHSVGVVIGRNGEMIKKIQNDAGVRIQFKQDDGSGPDKIAHIMGPPDRCDHAARIISDLLQSLRSGPPGPPGPGMPPGGRGRGRGQGPWGPPGGEMTFSIPTHKCGLVIGRGGENVKAINQQTGAFVEISRQPPPNGDPNFKMFIIRGSPQQIDHAKQLIEEKIEGPLCPIGPGPPGPGPAGPMGPFNPGPYPPGPPGAPPQSDLISDFYCSPGPPPPPPPHQYPPQGWGGTYPQWGQPPAPHDPTKPPAPTDPNAAWAAYYSHYYQQPPAPVPGQPPAVPVPPPQGEPPQQPPPASQPDYTKAWEEYYKKMGQQTTQPTGQPDYTKAWEEYYKKQAQAAAAAAPGAPAAATAAAATAAVASSAPPTAQPDYSAAWAEYYRQQAAYYGQAPGAPPTQPPPAQPGPQAQ; encoded by the exons ATTGCAGCAAAAATTGGCGGTGACGCTACGGGAGGAGTCAACAACACCCAAGAATTCAATTTTGGCGGTCAGAAAAGGCAGCTAGAAgatggag acCAACCAGAGTGCAAAAAAATGGCAACACAAAGCGAAC CGATCGCCCCTCCTCTCACTCCTGTACATCAGCCTCG GGCAACATCCTTGACAGAAGAATATCGTGTACCTGACGGCATGGTGGGACTGA TCATTGGCCGTGGAGGAGAACAAATAAACAAGATCCAACAAGAGTCTGGCTGTAAAGTTCAGATATCCCCAG ACAGTGGCGGGCTCCCAGAGAGGGTGGTGTCACTAACTGGTTCCCAAGAAGCTGTGCA AAAAGCGAAGATGATGCTTGACGAAATTGTGGCTCGGGGCCGCGGAGGACCACCTGGCCAGTTTCACGATAACGCCAACGGACAAAACGGCTCCTTACAAGAAATCATGATCCCTGCTGGCAAAGCCGGCCTGGTTATCGGGAAGGGGGGAGAAACAATCAAACAGTTGCAG GAGCGTGCCGGAGTCAAGATGATACTCATACAAGACGGCTCCCAGGGCAGCAATGTGGATAAGCCTCTACGCATTGTAGGGGAACCCTTCAAAGTGCAG CAAGCCTGTGAGATGGTTATGGATCTGTTACGAGAACGAGATCAAGCAAACTTTGGTGATCGGAAcgagtatggctcccgggggggaggaggaggaggaggaggaggtggaggaggaggaggaggaggcggcggcggcATAGAT GTACCAGTTCCTCGGCACTCAGTCGGAGTAGTAATAGGACGCAATGGAGAAATGATCAAGAAAATACAGAATGACGCTGGTGTCAggatacagtttaaacaag ATGATGGATCCGGTCCGGATAAGATCGCACACATCATGGGCCCACCCGATCGCTGTGATCACGCTGCCAGGATAATAAGTGACCTGCTGCAGAGTTTAAGA AGCGGTCCACCAGGACCTCCGGGCCCTGGTATGCCACCTGGCGGCAGAGGAAGGGGCAGGGGGCAAGGGCCATGGGGACCTCCTGGAGGAGAAATGACCTTCTCCATACCCACACATAAATGTGGCTTAGTCATCGGTAGAG GTGGAGAAAATGTGAAGGCCATTAACCAACAGACTGGAGCTTTTGTGGAGATCTCACGGCAGCCGCCACCCAACGGAGACCCCAACTTCAAAATGTTCATCATCCGCGGCTCACCACAACAGATCGACcatgccaaacagctgatcgaaGAGAAGATTGAG GGTCCTTTGTGCCCGATTGGCCCCGGCCCTCCTGGTCCTGGTCCAGCTGGCCCCATGGGTCCGTTTAATCCAGGCCCTTACCCTCCTGGACCTCCCGGAGCTCCGCCACA GTCTGATCTGATTTCCGATTTCTATTGCAGTCCGGGGCCACCGCCACCTCCACCCCCTCACCAATACCCCCCACAAGGCTGGGGCGGCACATATCCCCAGTGGGGGCAGCCGCCAGCCCCTCACGACCCAA CAAAACCCCCAGCCCCCACAGACCCCAATGCTGCCTGGGCCGCTTACTACTCACACTACTACCAACAGCCCCCTGCTCCTgtgcccgggcagccccctgctGTCCCCGTCCCTCCACCTCAGGGGgagcccccccagcagcccccaccTGCCAGCCAGCCGGACTACACAAAGGCTTGGGAGGAGTATTACAAGAAGATGG GTCAACAGACGACTCAGCCCACAGGACAGCCGGATTACACAAAGGCCTGGGAAGAATATTATAAGAAACAAG CTCAAGCAGCAGCTGCTGCAGCTCCCGGCGCCCCAGCTGCAGCCACAGCGGCGGCCGCCACAGCAGCAGTGGCATCGAGCGCTCCCCCGACAGCACAACCAGACTACAGTGCGGCGTGGGCAGAATATTACAGGCAGCAGGCAGCATACTATGGACAGGCACCAGGAGCGCCCCCCACACAGCCTCCTCCGGCACAGCCGGGGCCACAG GCCCAGTGA
- the KHSRP gene encoding far upstream element-binding protein 2 isoform X1 has translation MSDYPGAQTGNRKDAFADAVQRARQIAAKIGGDATGGVNNTQEFNFGGQKRQLEDGDQPECKKMATQSEPIAPPLTPVHQPRATSLTEEYRVPDGMVGLIIGRGGEQINKIQQESGCKVQISPDSGGLPERVVSLTGSQEAVQKAKMMLDEIVARGRGGPPGQFHDNANGQNGSLQEIMIPAGKAGLVIGKGGETIKQLQERAGVKMILIQDGSQGSNVDKPLRIVGEPFKVQQACEMVMDLLRERDQANFGDRNEYGSRGGGGGGGGGGGGGGGGGGGIDVPVPRHSVGVVIGRNGEMIKKIQNDAGVRIQFKQDDGSGPDKIAHIMGPPDRCDHAARIISDLLQSLRSGPPGPPGPGMPPGGRGRGRGQGPWGPPGGEMTFSIPTHKCGLVIGRGGENVKAINQQTGAFVEISRQPPPNGDPNFKMFIIRGSPQQIDHAKQLIEEKIEGPLCPIGPGPPGPGPAGPMGPFNPGPYPPGPPGAPPHPGPPPPPPPHQYPPQGWGGTYPQWGQPPAPHDPTKPPAPTDPNAAWAAYYSHYYQQPPAPVPGQPPAVPVPPPQGEPPQQPPPASQPDYTKAWEEYYKKMGQQTTQPTGQPDYTKAWEEYYKKQAQAAAAAAPGAPAAATAAAATAAVASSAPPTAQPDYSAAWAEYYRQQAAYYGQAPGAPPTQPPPAQPGPQAQ, from the exons ATTGCAGCAAAAATTGGCGGTGACGCTACGGGAGGAGTCAACAACACCCAAGAATTCAATTTTGGCGGTCAGAAAAGGCAGCTAGAAgatggag acCAACCAGAGTGCAAAAAAATGGCAACACAAAGCGAAC CGATCGCCCCTCCTCTCACTCCTGTACATCAGCCTCG GGCAACATCCTTGACAGAAGAATATCGTGTACCTGACGGCATGGTGGGACTGA TCATTGGCCGTGGAGGAGAACAAATAAACAAGATCCAACAAGAGTCTGGCTGTAAAGTTCAGATATCCCCAG ACAGTGGCGGGCTCCCAGAGAGGGTGGTGTCACTAACTGGTTCCCAAGAAGCTGTGCA AAAAGCGAAGATGATGCTTGACGAAATTGTGGCTCGGGGCCGCGGAGGACCACCTGGCCAGTTTCACGATAACGCCAACGGACAAAACGGCTCCTTACAAGAAATCATGATCCCTGCTGGCAAAGCCGGCCTGGTTATCGGGAAGGGGGGAGAAACAATCAAACAGTTGCAG GAGCGTGCCGGAGTCAAGATGATACTCATACAAGACGGCTCCCAGGGCAGCAATGTGGATAAGCCTCTACGCATTGTAGGGGAACCCTTCAAAGTGCAG CAAGCCTGTGAGATGGTTATGGATCTGTTACGAGAACGAGATCAAGCAAACTTTGGTGATCGGAAcgagtatggctcccgggggggaggaggaggaggaggaggaggtggaggaggaggaggaggaggcggcggcggcATAGAT GTACCAGTTCCTCGGCACTCAGTCGGAGTAGTAATAGGACGCAATGGAGAAATGATCAAGAAAATACAGAATGACGCTGGTGTCAggatacagtttaaacaag ATGATGGATCCGGTCCGGATAAGATCGCACACATCATGGGCCCACCCGATCGCTGTGATCACGCTGCCAGGATAATAAGTGACCTGCTGCAGAGTTTAAGA AGCGGTCCACCAGGACCTCCGGGCCCTGGTATGCCACCTGGCGGCAGAGGAAGGGGCAGGGGGCAAGGGCCATGGGGACCTCCTGGAGGAGAAATGACCTTCTCCATACCCACACATAAATGTGGCTTAGTCATCGGTAGAG GTGGAGAAAATGTGAAGGCCATTAACCAACAGACTGGAGCTTTTGTGGAGATCTCACGGCAGCCGCCACCCAACGGAGACCCCAACTTCAAAATGTTCATCATCCGCGGCTCACCACAACAGATCGACcatgccaaacagctgatcgaaGAGAAGATTGAG GGTCCTTTGTGCCCGATTGGCCCCGGCCCTCCTGGTCCTGGTCCAGCTGGCCCCATGGGTCCGTTTAATCCAGGCCCTTACCCTCCTGGACCTCCCGGAGCTCCGCCACA TCCGGGGCCACCGCCACCTCCACCCCCTCACCAATACCCCCCACAAGGCTGGGGCGGCACATATCCCCAGTGGGGGCAGCCGCCAGCCCCTCACGACCCAA CAAAACCCCCAGCCCCCACAGACCCCAATGCTGCCTGGGCCGCTTACTACTCACACTACTACCAACAGCCCCCTGCTCCTgtgcccgggcagccccctgctGTCCCCGTCCCTCCACCTCAGGGGgagcccccccagcagcccccaccTGCCAGCCAGCCGGACTACACAAAGGCTTGGGAGGAGTATTACAAGAAGATGG GTCAACAGACGACTCAGCCCACAGGACAGCCGGATTACACAAAGGCCTGGGAAGAATATTATAAGAAACAAG CTCAAGCAGCAGCTGCTGCAGCTCCCGGCGCCCCAGCTGCAGCCACAGCGGCGGCCGCCACAGCAGCAGTGGCATCGAGCGCTCCCCCGACAGCACAACCAGACTACAGTGCGGCGTGGGCAGAATATTACAGGCAGCAGGCAGCATACTATGGACAGGCACCAGGAGCGCCCCCCACACAGCCTCCTCCGGCACAGCCGGGGCCACAG GCCCAGTGA